A single Musa acuminata AAA Group cultivar baxijiao chromosome BXJ2-1, Cavendish_Baxijiao_AAA, whole genome shotgun sequence DNA region contains:
- the LOC103997587 gene encoding pentatricopeptide repeat-containing protein At2g13600-like isoform X1, translating into MNRSQRKLRLNPLLPLLQTRLCHHLHLLSHFRTLKRRLAGGGSLRSPKSFKSYAETCASLLRLCSADGHLSALGLALHGHALRAGVSSDRSVSSKLLAMYALAGHPADRDLFLAERCRPPDLFSRNLMVAYSARSGDLATARLLFDGMPDRNAVTWTLMVDGHMKRGSVGEAAGYFERCPYKTVICFTAYISGFVLNGLRLDALVHFRRMLASGLMPNEVTFTCVLKACVGAGEFELGKSVVGLIVKTNFDGHVSVQNSLITLYLRMGDVDVARTVFDQMEERDVVSWTAILDVYAQMGDLKEARRIFEEMPERNEVSWSTMIARYGQSGEASEAINLFRFMLHDGQRPNVSCIASAISASSGCENLLFGSGVHCHALKVGFETDVFVGSSLIDMYCKCKDVADGRRVFDLIPEKNIVCWNSMVAGYSCNDRIEEAEELFKAMTNRNISSWNAMISGYAENGQFMRALETFDNLLVSELPPSRMTFSSVLLACASLCSLDKGKNLHGRIVKIGIQHEVFIGTALVDMYAKCGDIESTKRVFHGMPEKNEVSWSAMIQGLADNGFAEESITMFEEMKRAAIAPTDPTFLSVLFACSHCGLVDKGLQYFDSMEEIYGISPNTRHYSCVIDLLARAGHLREAEEIISTMPIKPEANSWAALLSACSTFRDEEIGERVAKRLWELEKENTAGYVLLSNIYASCGRWKDVAKVRTQMRRLGKKKVGGCSSIQIRDQFHTFFSWDVMHPKSSKLRCMRRKLRFTSDAKSKRIEKMGGQNSFFLF; encoded by the exons ATGAACCGGAGCCAGCGGAAGCTGAGGCTAAACCCGTTGCTCCCACTCCTTCAAACCCGTCTCTGCCACCACCTCCATCTCCTCTCCCATTTCCGCACCCTCAAGCGGAGACTCGCCGGCGGCGGCTCCCTCAGGTCCCCCAAGTCCTTCAAATCCTATGCCGAGACCTGCGCCTCCCTCCTCCGCCTATGCTCCGCCGACGGCCACCTCTCCGCCCTCGGCCTCGCCCTCCACGGCCACGCCCTCCGCGCTGGCGTCTCCTCCGACCGATCCGTCTCTTCCAAGCTCCTCGCCATGTACGCCCTCGCCGGCCACCCCGCAGACCGCGACCTCTTCCTCGCCGAGCGCTGCCGGCCCCCAGACCTCTTCTCCCGCAACCTCATGGTCGCCTACAGCGCTCGCTCAGGTGACCTGGCTACCGCTCGCCTCTTGTTCGACGGAATGCCCGATAGGAACGCCGTCACCTGGACTCTCATGGTCGACGGCCACATGAAGCGCGGCAGCGTCGGTGAGGCGGCCGGCTACTTCGAGAGGTGCCCTTACAAGACCGTCATCTGCTTCACTGCGTACATAAGCGGGTTCGTCCTGAATGGGCTGCGCCTCGACGCCCTGGTGCACTTCCGCCGTATGCTTGCGTCCGGTCTTATGCCGAACGAGGTGACGTTTACCTGCGTCCTCAAGGCTTGCGTGGGAGCGGGCGAGTTCGAGCTGGGGAAGAGCGTCGTGGGGCTAATCGTCAAGACCAACTTCGATGGGCATGTGTCGGTGCAGAACTCGTTGATCACTCTGTATCTGAGGATGGGTGATGTGGATGTGGCGAGGACTGTGTTCGACCAGATGGAGGAACGAGACGTCGTCTCGTGGACGGCCATTCTTGATGTCTACGCGCAGATGGGAGACTTGAAGGAAGCGCGTCGAATCTTTGAAGAGATGCCAGAGAGAAACGAGGTCTCTTGGAGCACGATGATCGCAAGGTATGGTCAGAGCGGGGAAGCATCGGAAGCCATAAATCTTTTTCGCTTCATGCTTCACGATGGTCAGAGGCCGAACGTCTCCTGTATAGCCAGTGCCATCAGTGCTTCATCTGGCTGTGAGAATTTGCTCTTTGGGAGTGGCGTCCATTGCCACGCATTGAAGGTTGGGTTTGAAACCGATGTTTTTGTCGGGAGCTCTCTGATTGATATGTATTGCAAGTGCAAAGACGTGGCAGATGGACGCCGGGTTTTTGACTTGATCCCGGAGAAGAACATAGTATGCTGGAACTCGATGGTAGCAGGTTACAGCTGTAATGATCGGATAGAAGAAGCTGAAGAGCTTTTCAAAGCAATGACCAACAGGAATATTTCATCTTGGAATGCAATGATCTCAGGTTATGCAGAGAACGGACAATTCATGCGGGCGCTGGAAACATTTGATAACCTGCTGGTTTCAGAACTACCACCAAGCCGGATGACTTTTTCCAGTGTGCTTCTTGCTTGTGCATCCCTGTGTTCATTAGATAAAGGAAAGAACCTCCATGGTAGGATTGTGAAGATTGGCATTCAGCATGAGGTTTTCATTGGAACAGCACTTGTAGATATGTATGCAAAATGTGGAGACATCGAGAGTACCAAGAGAGTGTTTCATGGGATGCCTGAGAAGAACGAGGTCTCCTGGTCTGCAATGATCCAGGGGCTTGCGGACAATGGTTTCGCAGAGGAGTCCATAACCATGTTTGAAGAAATGAAAAGAGCAGCAATAGCTCCAACAGATCCTACATTTTTGTCTGTTCTATTTGCTTGCTCACATTGCGGTTTGGTTGATAAGGGTTTGCAGTATTTTGACTCAATGGAAGAGATCTACGGCATCTCACCTAACACGAGACACTATAGCTGCGTTATTGATTTACTTGCTCGAGCTGGTCATCTGAGAGAAGCTGAAGAAATAATCAGCACAATGCCCATTAAGCCAGAAGCTAATTCATGGGCCGCTCTGTTGAGTGCTTGTTCCACTTTTAGGGATGAAGAGATTGGGGAGAGGGTTGCCAAGAGGTTGTGGGAATTGGAGAAAGAGAATACAGCTGGTTATGTCTTGCTTTCAAACATATATGCTTCGTGCGGGAGATGGAAAGATGTAGCAAAGGTGAGAACTCAGATGAGACGATTAGGAAAGAAGAAGGTGGGAGGGTGCAGTTCAATTCAGATAAGAGATCAGTTCCATACATTCTTTAGTTGGGATGTAATGCATCCAAAATCATCAAAG TTGAGATGCATGAGGAGGAAACTAAGATTCACAAGTGATGCCAAATCCAAACGCATAGAGAAGATGGGTGGCCAAAATAGCTTTTTCTTATTCTAG
- the LOC103997587 gene encoding pentatricopeptide repeat-containing protein At2g13600-like isoform X2, protein MNRSQRKLRLNPLLPLLQTRLCHHLHLLSHFRTLKRRLAGGGSLRSPKSFKSYAETCASLLRLCSADGHLSALGLALHGHALRAGVSSDRSVSSKLLAMYALAGHPADRDLFLAERCRPPDLFSRNLMVAYSARSGDLATARLLFDGMPDRNAVTWTLMVDGHMKRGSVGEAAGYFERCPYKTVICFTAYISGFVLNGLRLDALVHFRRMLASGLMPNEVTFTCVLKACVGAGEFELGKSVVGLIVKTNFDGHVSVQNSLITLYLRMGDVDVARTVFDQMEERDVVSWTAILDVYAQMGDLKEARRIFEEMPERNEVSWSTMIARYGQSGEASEAINLFRFMLHDGQRPNVSCIASAISASSGCENLLFGSGVHCHALKVGFETDVFVGSSLIDMYCKCKDVADGRRVFDLIPEKNIVCWNSMVAGYSCNDRIEEAEELFKAMTNRNISSWNAMISGYAENGQFMRALETFDNLLVSELPPSRMTFSSVLLACASLCSLDKGKNLHGRIVKIGIQHEVFIGTALVDMYAKCGDIESTKRVFHGMPEKNEVSWSAMIQGLADNGFAEESITMFEEMKRAAIAPTDPTFLSVLFACSHCGLVDKGLQYFDSMEEIYGISPNTRHYSCVIDLLARAGHLREAEEIISTMPIKPEANSWAALLSACSTFRDEEIGERVAKRLWELEKENTAGYVLLSNIYASCGRWKDVAKVRTQMRRLGKKKVGGCSSIQIRDQFHTFFSWDVMHPKSSKVYDVLELVMSEMTDYKLQHT, encoded by the coding sequence ATGAACCGGAGCCAGCGGAAGCTGAGGCTAAACCCGTTGCTCCCACTCCTTCAAACCCGTCTCTGCCACCACCTCCATCTCCTCTCCCATTTCCGCACCCTCAAGCGGAGACTCGCCGGCGGCGGCTCCCTCAGGTCCCCCAAGTCCTTCAAATCCTATGCCGAGACCTGCGCCTCCCTCCTCCGCCTATGCTCCGCCGACGGCCACCTCTCCGCCCTCGGCCTCGCCCTCCACGGCCACGCCCTCCGCGCTGGCGTCTCCTCCGACCGATCCGTCTCTTCCAAGCTCCTCGCCATGTACGCCCTCGCCGGCCACCCCGCAGACCGCGACCTCTTCCTCGCCGAGCGCTGCCGGCCCCCAGACCTCTTCTCCCGCAACCTCATGGTCGCCTACAGCGCTCGCTCAGGTGACCTGGCTACCGCTCGCCTCTTGTTCGACGGAATGCCCGATAGGAACGCCGTCACCTGGACTCTCATGGTCGACGGCCACATGAAGCGCGGCAGCGTCGGTGAGGCGGCCGGCTACTTCGAGAGGTGCCCTTACAAGACCGTCATCTGCTTCACTGCGTACATAAGCGGGTTCGTCCTGAATGGGCTGCGCCTCGACGCCCTGGTGCACTTCCGCCGTATGCTTGCGTCCGGTCTTATGCCGAACGAGGTGACGTTTACCTGCGTCCTCAAGGCTTGCGTGGGAGCGGGCGAGTTCGAGCTGGGGAAGAGCGTCGTGGGGCTAATCGTCAAGACCAACTTCGATGGGCATGTGTCGGTGCAGAACTCGTTGATCACTCTGTATCTGAGGATGGGTGATGTGGATGTGGCGAGGACTGTGTTCGACCAGATGGAGGAACGAGACGTCGTCTCGTGGACGGCCATTCTTGATGTCTACGCGCAGATGGGAGACTTGAAGGAAGCGCGTCGAATCTTTGAAGAGATGCCAGAGAGAAACGAGGTCTCTTGGAGCACGATGATCGCAAGGTATGGTCAGAGCGGGGAAGCATCGGAAGCCATAAATCTTTTTCGCTTCATGCTTCACGATGGTCAGAGGCCGAACGTCTCCTGTATAGCCAGTGCCATCAGTGCTTCATCTGGCTGTGAGAATTTGCTCTTTGGGAGTGGCGTCCATTGCCACGCATTGAAGGTTGGGTTTGAAACCGATGTTTTTGTCGGGAGCTCTCTGATTGATATGTATTGCAAGTGCAAAGACGTGGCAGATGGACGCCGGGTTTTTGACTTGATCCCGGAGAAGAACATAGTATGCTGGAACTCGATGGTAGCAGGTTACAGCTGTAATGATCGGATAGAAGAAGCTGAAGAGCTTTTCAAAGCAATGACCAACAGGAATATTTCATCTTGGAATGCAATGATCTCAGGTTATGCAGAGAACGGACAATTCATGCGGGCGCTGGAAACATTTGATAACCTGCTGGTTTCAGAACTACCACCAAGCCGGATGACTTTTTCCAGTGTGCTTCTTGCTTGTGCATCCCTGTGTTCATTAGATAAAGGAAAGAACCTCCATGGTAGGATTGTGAAGATTGGCATTCAGCATGAGGTTTTCATTGGAACAGCACTTGTAGATATGTATGCAAAATGTGGAGACATCGAGAGTACCAAGAGAGTGTTTCATGGGATGCCTGAGAAGAACGAGGTCTCCTGGTCTGCAATGATCCAGGGGCTTGCGGACAATGGTTTCGCAGAGGAGTCCATAACCATGTTTGAAGAAATGAAAAGAGCAGCAATAGCTCCAACAGATCCTACATTTTTGTCTGTTCTATTTGCTTGCTCACATTGCGGTTTGGTTGATAAGGGTTTGCAGTATTTTGACTCAATGGAAGAGATCTACGGCATCTCACCTAACACGAGACACTATAGCTGCGTTATTGATTTACTTGCTCGAGCTGGTCATCTGAGAGAAGCTGAAGAAATAATCAGCACAATGCCCATTAAGCCAGAAGCTAATTCATGGGCCGCTCTGTTGAGTGCTTGTTCCACTTTTAGGGATGAAGAGATTGGGGAGAGGGTTGCCAAGAGGTTGTGGGAATTGGAGAAAGAGAATACAGCTGGTTATGTCTTGCTTTCAAACATATATGCTTCGTGCGGGAGATGGAAAGATGTAGCAAAGGTGAGAACTCAGATGAGACGATTAGGAAAGAAGAAGGTGGGAGGGTGCAGTTCAATTCAGATAAGAGATCAGTTCCATACATTCTTTAGTTGGGATGTAATGCATCCAAAATCATCAAAGGTATACGATGTCTTGGAGTTAGTGATGTCAGAAATGACAGATTATAAATTACAACATACCTGA
- the LOC135598872 gene encoding high affinity nitrate transporter 2.5-like has product MQEKEEVSKFALPVDEEHKATELRLLSAAGPHMRAFHLAWLSLFTCYFSTFATPPLLPVLRRHLHLSPVDVAHAGVASVSGIIVARLAMGPACDLLGPRVASAALALLTAPAVYAASAVSSPTGFIVLRFVAGLSLANFVANQYWMSSMFAPGVVGRANGVSAGWANAGSGAAQFLMPLAYSFILRLSGSPSFSWRAAFLIPATLQVVGALAVLAFGQDLPDGNFVSFSRSQEKRSLRKPTSKEGFWVVIADGLGNYRGWILCLTYGYCYGVELAMENVVAEYFYGRFGLGVEAAGLVAACFGMANVVSRPAGGMISDAMGRRFGMRGRLWSLWVVQTVGGVLCVLLGRMSSLGASMAVMCCFAFFAQAASGLTYGVVPFVSKRSLGVISGLTGSGGALGGVVIQLLFFSGTKYSKETGISLMGVMVLVCTLPVSLIYFPQWGGMFCGSSTAEDDDPEEDYHLLK; this is encoded by the exons ATGCAGGAGAAGGAGGAGGTCTCCAAGTTTGCTCTGCCGGTGGACGAGGAGCACAAGGCCACCGAGCTGCGCCTCCTCTCGGCCGCCGGCCCTCACATGCGGGCCTTCCACCTCGCCTGGCTCTCCCTCTTCACCTGCTACTTCTCCACCTTCGCCACCCCGCCCCTCCTCCCCGTGCTCCGCCGCCACCTCCACCTTTCCCCCGTGGACGTCGCCCACGCCGGGGTCGCCTCCGTCTCCGGCATCATCGTCGCCCGCCTCGCCATGGGCCCCGCCTGCGACCTCCTCGGCCCCCGTGTCGCGTCCGCGGCCCTCGCCCTGCTCACCGCCCCCGCCGTCTACGCCGCCTCCGCCGTGTCCTCCCCTACTGGCTTCATCGTCCTCCGCTTCGTCGCCGGCCTCTCGCTCGCCAACTTCGTCGCCAACCAGTACTGGATGAGCTCCATGTTCGCCCCCGGCGTCGTCGGTCGGGCCAACGGTGTGTCCGCCGGCTGGGCCAACGCGGGCAGCGGCGCCGCCCAGTTCCTCATGCCGCTTGCTTACTCTTTCATCCTCCGACTCAGCGGCAGCCCCTCCTTCTCTTGGCGCGCTGCCTTCCTGATCCCGGCGACGCTGCAGGTCGTAGGCGCTCTCGCGGTGCTCGCCTTCGGACAAGACTTGCCGGACGGCAACTTCGTGTCATTTTCCAGATCACAGGAGAAGAGATCGTTGAGGAAGCCAACGTCGAAAGAAGGCTTCTGGGTAGTCATCGCCGACGGCCTGGGCAACTACAGGGGCTGGATACTGTGCCTGACCTATGGCTACTGCTACGGGGTCGAGCTGGCTATGGAGAACGTGGTGGCGGAGTACTTCTACGGGCGGTTCGGGCTAGGGGTGGAGGCGGCGGGACTGGTGGCGGCCTGTTTCGGAATGGCCAACGTGGTGTCGCGGCCGGCGGGCGGGATGATCTCGGACGCCATGGGAAGGAGGTTCGGCATGCGTGGGAGGCTGTGGAGTCTGTGGGTGGTTCAGACCGTGGGAGGGGTGCTCTGCGTGCTGCTGGGGAGGATGAGCTCGCTGGGGGCGTCCATGGCCGTCATGTGCTGCTTCGCTTTCTTCGCGCAGGCTGCCTCGGGGCTCACCTACGGGGTGGTGCCCTTCGTCTCCAAGAG GTCGCTGGGAGTGATCTCGGGGCTGACAGGAAGCGGCGGAGCATTAGGAGGAGTGGTAATCCAGCTGCTGTTCTTCTCAGGCACCAAGTACTCCAAAGAGACCGGCATCTCCCTCATGGGAGTCATGGTCCTCGTGTGCACTCTGCCAGTAAGCTTGATATACTTCCCACAGTGGGGAGGCATGTTCTGTGGCTCATCCACCGCGGAAgacgatgatccagaggaagattaCCACTTGCTAAAGTGA
- the LOC135598873 gene encoding short-chain dehydrogenase TIC 32 B, chloroplastic-like, with protein sequence MRETLRYLLGVAGPSGFGSSCTGEQVTQDTYCSNPSNLTAIITGATSGIGAETARVLAKRGLRLVIPARDLKRAAEVKDWIQGESPEAEIILMEMDLSSFASINRFCSMFLSLGLPLNILVNNAGKYCKKLQLTEDKFEMTFATNYLGHYLLTENLLEKMIETSARTGIEGRIVNVSSVIHTWVKRGRFKLSHMLNPKDFNGTQAYAQSKLANIMHAKELARRLRGRNAMVTINAVHPGVVKTGIIRDHKGLITDSVFFLASRLLKSTSQGASTTCYVALSPQLIGVSGKYFVDCNETSCSSLAGNEFEARTLWQKTHALVRDHVRQTRRAKN encoded by the exons ATGAGAGAAACACTGAGGTACCTGTTGGGTGTTGCTGGCCCAAGTGGGTTTGGATCCAGCTGCACTGGTGAGCAAGTCACACAGGATACCTACTGCTCCAACCCTTCTAATCTTACTGCAATCATCACTg GAGCGACATCGGGCATCGGCGCGGAAACGGCGAGAGTGTTGGCCAAACGAGGGCTGAGACTGGTGATCCCGGCGAGGGATCTGAAGAGAGCTGCTGAAGTCAAAGACTGGATTCAAGGAGAGAGTCCAGAGGCAGAGATCATTCTGATGGAGATGGATCTGAGCTCGTTTGCTTCCATCAATAGATTCTGCTCCATGTTCTTGTCTCTTGGATTACCACTGAACATTCTCGT AAACAATGCCGGGAAATACTGCAAGAAGTTGCAGCTCACAGAAGACAAATTTGAGATGACCTTCGCCACCAACTACTTGG GTCACTATTTACTTACAGAGAACTTGTTGGAGAAGATGATTGAGACATCAGCAAGAACAGGAATCGAAGGGCGGATTGTTAACGTGTCATCAGTGATACATACATGGGTGAAACGAGGAAGATTCAAGCTCTCCCACATGCTCAATCCCAAGGA CTTCAATGGCACGCAAGCTTATGCGCAGTCCAAGTTGGCCAACATAATGCATGCCAAGGAGCTGGCAAGAAGACTGCGA GGAAGAAATGCAATGGTGACTATCAATGCAGTGCATCCAGGAGTAGTGAAGACTGGAATCATCAGGGATCATAAGGGCTTGATCACAG ATTCGGTGTTCTTCCTGGCATCAAGGCTACTGAAATCGACATCACAG GGAGCATCCACCACTTGCTATGTGGCTTTGAGCCCACAGCTGATCGGCGTCTCCGGTAAGTACTTCGTGGACTGCAACGAGACTTCTTGCTCGAGTCTAGCGGGCAATGAGTTCGAAGCCCGAACTCTGTGGCAGAAGACGCATGCGTTAGTTCGTGATCATGTCAGGCAAACAAGAAGAGCCAAAAATTAA
- the LOC135598875 gene encoding AP-1 complex subunit mu-2-like, translated as MAGAVSALFLLDIKGRILIWRDYRGDVSAVQAERFFTKLIEKEGDIESRSPVVFDDGISYMFIQHNNVFLMTAARQNCNVASILLFLHRVVNVFKHYFEELEEESLRDNFVVVYELLDEIMDFGYPQYTEAKILSEFIKTDAYRMEVVQRPPMAVTNAVSWRSEGIWYKKNEVFLDVVESVNILVNSNGQIIRSEVVGALKMRTYLSGMPECKLGLNDRLLLETQGRTTKGKAIDLDDIKFHQCVRLSRFENDRTISFIPPDGSFDLMTYRLNTQVKPPVWVEAQVEKHSRSRIEILVKARSQFKERSTATNVEIELPVPSDAINPNVRTSMGSAKYAPENDALVWKIKSFPGGKEYMCRAEFSLPSITAEEATPEKKAPIRVKFEIPYFTVSGIQVRYLKIIEKSGYQALPWVRYITMAGEYELRLI; from the exons ATGGCGGGCGCCGTCTCGGCGCTGTTCCTTCTCGATATCAAGGGCCGAATTCTCATCTGGCGGGACTACCGCGGCGACGTCTCCGCCGTCCAGGCAGAACGCTTCTTCACCAAGCTCATCGAGAAGGAG GGGGATATTGAGTCTCGATCGCCCGTGGTGTTCGATGATGGGATCAGTTATATGTTCATTCAGCACAATAACGTCTTCTTGATGACGGCTGCGAGGCAGAATTGCAATGTCGCCAGCATCCTTCTCTTCCTACATCGCGTCGTTAAC GTCTTTAAACATTATTTTGAAGAGTTAGAGGAGGAATCATTAAGAGATAATTTTGTTGTTGTG TACGAGTTACTTGATGAAATAATGGACTTTGGGTACCCCCAATACACCGAAGCTAAGATTCTTAGCGAGTTTATTAAGACGGATGCATACAGGATGGAAGTTGTACAGAGGCCTCCAATGGCTGTCACAAATGCAGTGTCATGGCGCAGTGAAGGGATATGGTACAAGAAAAATGAA gTGTTCTTGGACGTGGTTGAAAGCGTTAATATTCTTGTCAACAGCAATGGACAAATTATCCGTTCAGAAGTTGTTGGGGCATTGAAAATGAGAACATACTTGAG TGGAATGCCTGAATGTAAACTTGGATTGAATGATCGGTTACTTTTGGAAACTCAAGGTCGGACAACAAAGGGGAAAGCCATAGATTTAGATGATATTAAGTTTCACCA GTGTGTGCGTTTGTCACGGTTTGAGAATGACAGGACAATATCCTTCATACCACCTGATGGGTCTTTTGACCTAATGACATACAGACTCAACACTCAG GTGAAGCCTCCAGTCTGGGTGGAGGCTCAAGTTGAGAAGCATTCGAGAAGTCGCATAGAGATCTTGGTGAAAGCACGAAGTCAGTTTAAGGAAAGGAG CACTGCAACAAATGTGGAAATTGAGCTGCCTGTACCTTCAGATGCTATCAATCCCAACGTCCGGACATCCATGGGTTCTGCTAAATATGCACCTGAAAATGACGCGTTGGTCTGGAAAATAAAATCATTTCCTGGTGGCAAG GAGTACATGTGTAGGGCAGAATTTAGTCTTCCCAGTATAACCGCAGAAGAAGCAACTCCAGAGAAGAAGGCTCCTATACGTGTGAAGTTTGAGATCCCATATTTCACTGTGTCTGGAATACAG GTTCGATACCTGAAAATAATTGAAAAGAGTGGATACCAAGCCCTTCCATGGGTGAGATACATCACAATGGCTGGCGAATATGAACTGAGACTCATCTAG
- the LOC135598088 gene encoding myb-related protein Hv33-like encodes MGLQSCSVTQKLRKGFWSPEEDEKLCNHITRSGVGCWSNVPKLAGLQRCGKSCRLRWINYLRPDLKRGSFSQEEEGLIIALHQVLGNRWSQIASRLPGRTDNEIKNLWHSRIKKKLRQMGIDPITHRPLSEAAAVQEQEICSSNPVLATSFEHFPWIQTQECLDRSLDQNDLLANAGLAECSSVLDVPETYGHGESSSNSSNCDCHVLREEVLSWTCEGGWEPATHMQINGVETCEGESSAWQEKKQHHVASTDDGGSLPMRSLDRDFTNDDCGVTHEALKSILNADLFRSLE; translated from the exons ATGGGACTGCAATCATGCAGCGTCACGCAGAAGCTGAGGAAAGGCTTTTGGTCTCCTGAGGAAGATGAGAAGCTCTGCAATCACATCACTAGAAGTGGAGTAGGCTGTTGGAGCAATGTGCCTAAGCTTGCAG GACTACAACGATGTGGAAAGAGTTGCAGACTGAGGTGGATCAACTACTTGAGGCCAGACCTCAAGAGGGGAAGCTTTTCCCAGGAAGAAGAAGGTTTGATCATTGCACTGCATCAAGTTCTGGGCAACAG GTGGTCACAAATTGCGTCCCGATTGCCGGGAAGAACAGACAATGAGATCAAGAACTTGTGGCATTCGCGCATCAAGAAGAAGCTTCGGCAAATGGGGATCGATCCGATCACCCATAGGCCACTGAGTGAGGCAGCAGCGGTGCAAGAACAGGAGATCTGCTCGAGCAATCCAGTCCTTGCCACCTCCTTTGAACACTTCCCATGGATTCAAACCCAGGAATGCCTCGACCGGTCACTCGATCAGAATGACTTGCTAGCCAATGCTGGACTAGCCGAATGCAGCAGTGTGTTGGATGTGCCAGAGACATATGGCCATGGAGAGAGCTCGAGTAACAGCAGCAACTGCGACTGCCATGTGCTACGAGAAGAAGTCCTGAGTTGGACTTGTGAAGGTGGGTGGGAACCAGCGACTCACATGCAGATCAATGGAGTGGAGACTTGTGAGGGTGAGTCGAGCGCATGGCAAGAGAAGAAGCAGCATCATGTGGCAAGCACAGATGATGGCGGCAGCCTTCCAATGAGATCGCTGGACCGCGATTTCACGAACGATGACTGCGGTGTCACTCATGAGGCTTTGAAGAGCATACTGAACGCGGATCTCTTTCGGAGTTTGGAATGA